The Halarchaeum grantii genome contains a region encoding:
- a CDS encoding sodium:proton antiporter: MAGTSGSPVEVVLAVALGVLFAVGTFLVLRRDLVRVVFGVLILSQATNVYLVTMGGIGGIAPIIGHEEGAVTDPLVQALVLTAVVIGFATTALLLVLVYRTYEEHGSIDLEDIGGAVR, from the coding sequence ATGGCGGGCACGTCCGGGTCGCCCGTCGAGGTCGTCCTCGCGGTCGCGCTCGGCGTGCTCTTCGCCGTCGGGACGTTCCTCGTCCTCCGGCGCGACCTCGTTCGCGTCGTCTTCGGCGTGCTCATCCTCTCGCAGGCCACGAACGTCTACCTCGTTACGATGGGCGGTATCGGCGGCATCGCGCCGATAATCGGCCACGAGGAGGGCGCGGTCACGGACCCGCTCGTGCAGGCGCTCGTGCTCACCGCAGTCGTCATCGGCTTCGCGACCACCGCGCTCCTGCTCGTCCTCGTCTACCGGACGTACGAGGAACACGGCAGTATCGACCTCGAGGACATCGGGGGTGCGGTGCGATGA
- a CDS encoding MnhB domain-containing protein — protein MTVILRTVARVVVPLGFVVSFAFFLQGHNLPGGGFIAGVLAASAMALAYLAYGLDGVEDDVLGREVETAVEHVQHGIVRDYQSLYAAGLGIAVTGGLASIAYGYLTGTTIPYMTQTFRHATVPLFGDIELASALVFDLGVYAVVVGALLTIISVVGAE, from the coding sequence GTGACCGTCATCCTCCGCACCGTCGCGCGCGTCGTCGTCCCCCTCGGGTTCGTCGTCTCGTTCGCGTTCTTCCTGCAGGGGCACAACCTCCCGGGCGGCGGCTTCATCGCCGGCGTCCTCGCCGCCTCCGCGATGGCGCTCGCCTACCTCGCCTACGGCCTCGACGGCGTCGAGGACGACGTCCTCGGCCGCGAGGTCGAGACCGCCGTCGAGCACGTCCAGCACGGCATCGTTCGGGACTACCAATCGCTCTACGCGGCCGGCCTCGGCATCGCCGTCACCGGCGGCCTCGCCTCGATCGCCTACGGCTACCTCACCGGCACGACCATCCCATACATGACTCAGACGTTCCGCCACGCGACCGTCCCGCTCTTCGGAGACATCGAGCTCGCGTCCGCCCTCGTCTTCGACCTCGGCGTCTACGCCGTCGTCGTCGGCGCGCTCCTCACGATAATCTCGGTGGTGGGTGCGGAATGA